The DNA sequence TATGAAGCGATTTAAAGTAGGAGTGGTGCAAAGTACGCCCGTTTTTTTTGATTTAGTAGCGACACTCGAAAAAACTGAAACAATCGTAGCAGAGCAGGCCGCTCAGGGCGTCCAACTTTTGCTGTTTCCAGAATCTTACCTTCCGGGTTATCCCCGAGGTTTTGATTTCGGAGCAGTGGTGGGCCGTCGGACAATCGAGGGGCGCAAAACCTGGCAAGCTTACTGGGACAATAGTGTGGCAGTGGGGGATCAGCACTGTGATCGATTGGCGGCCATGGCCCGTAAATACCAGTTGTTTATCGTGATGGGCGTAACCGAACGCGACGAACAGACAAGCACACTTTATTGCAGCCTGCTTTACTTCTCACCTACGGAGGGCTTGCTAGGTTGCCATCGCAAGTTGAAACCCACAGGGAGTGAACGATTAATTTGGGGAGAAGGTGGCCCTAATGACCTGGAAGTATACCCGACGGTGTTAGGAAAAATAGGAGGACTGATTTGTTGGGAAAACCTGATGCCCCTGGCCAGGATGGCTCTCTATCAGCAAGGCATTCAGGTTTACCTGGCCCCAACGGCTGATGCGCGTGCTACCTGGTTGCCCATCTTGCAGCATATTGCTCAGGAGAGTAGGTGTTTCGTGCTTGGCGCTAACCAGTACTTCAGAAAATCCGATTATCCTGAGCAGTGGCGAACCTTGGCACAGGTAGAAGAGGATTGCTGTCGCGGAGGCAGTGTTATCGTTTCACCTTTGGGGGAAGTAGTAGCAGGCCCACTTTGGGATCAGGAGGGCGTATTGACTGCTTTTGTAGACCTGGACGAAGTCATGCAGAGTCGATACGATTTTAGTGCAGCAGGACATTATCAGCGGCCGGATATTTTTGAGTTTAAGATCAGGAAGGCCAGTAACTTAGGCTGAAGCCTAATAGCATAAAGCCTCCAGCTTCAGTCCAGCCTAGAATATCCTCTGATAAGAAAGCAAAGGTAAGAGCGGAAAACTGGAATCAGGAATTGCGAGCACACCAAATTCCAGTACACTTTTTCTGCGCCGGTTAGAAAAATTAAAGGAGGGGAGCATAAGGTTTTGATAGGTCTGAAAGACGGCAGCACCTTCTATGAAAAACCGCCAGTCTTCTGTAAATGCAAATGATCCACCCAGGGTCACCATGGGGTATCGTTCAATACCCGTGCGATATCCGAAGCGATCCATCCAATACCCCATAGTGAAGTTGAGGTACTTGTCTCGCTGTCCGAGGGTGACCATGGCGTACGGGTGGGTGGATGATTGTTCATCCCAAAGAACAACATATTGCTGCACAGCCAGGCCGATGTGCAGCATATCCGACGCTGACAGATGAGCTTGGACTCTACCCATGAGTAAAGCAGGGATCAAAGCGCCACCACTGACGCCAAAATTATTCCTGATTCTTATATCTATCTGGTTCGCCAGCACCATTGTGTTCCGATAAGTGCCTTTGCTGGCATAAGGGATGGCCGTAGCTGAGTACAGCAATTGGTTCAGTGGCATTGGGTAGGTTTCCCTGATCCATTCTTCCTCTTCCTTGGGCTTCATTGGTGCTATGTCCTTGGTTTGTTGGAAAGATTCGCTGGCAAGCCCAAGGAAATTAATGTCTTTCAATGCAAAACGATTCACGGTAGGTACGTTTCTGACTTTAAATCCCAGTGTGTCATCGTGAATAAATTGGGTGAGTCCGAACAGTTGACGGCCATCGGTGGTGAAAAGTACATGCTGCTGGGTGGTGTCGGCAATGGTGAGTTGCTGACTGATAATGGTTTGTCCTTTGAGAGCCGTAGAGAGAAGGATCATCCACAAAAAGTAAAACGCGTGTTTTTTGGACATGGTGACCAAATTTTGGAGCTTTAAAAAACCAAACTGCTAGCCAATCGAGCTGAACAGACTGATCAACAAGTGTTTAGCGCAGAGAAAACAGGAATAAAAATTTCCGTTCGTAGGCTGAGTATAAACTTTGTGAGCAAAATACTATTTTACGAGAGCTTGAACATCAAGTTTGCGCAAGAATCCATAATAATTCCTTATTCATGACAACGGAAGATCAAACCTTAAACGATCCAGGGGTAGAACATGCCAATGTTGCAGCCCATCGGCCTACTTTGCTTTTCATCATTTTGGCGGGCTTTTTTGTGGCCAATACGCTGGTGGCAGAATTTATCGGGGTTAAGATTTTTGCCTTCGAAGATACCTTTGGTTGGGAACCTTTTAATTTCAACC is a window from the Lewinella sp. LCG006 genome containing:
- a CDS encoding carbon-nitrogen hydrolase family protein — its product is MKRFKVGVVQSTPVFFDLVATLEKTETIVAEQAAQGVQLLLFPESYLPGYPRGFDFGAVVGRRTIEGRKTWQAYWDNSVAVGDQHCDRLAAMARKYQLFIVMGVTERDEQTSTLYCSLLYFSPTEGLLGCHRKLKPTGSERLIWGEGGPNDLEVYPTVLGKIGGLICWENLMPLARMALYQQGIQVYLAPTADARATWLPILQHIAQESRCFVLGANQYFRKSDYPEQWRTLAQVEEDCCRGGSVIVSPLGEVVAGPLWDQEGVLTAFVDLDEVMQSRYDFSAAGHYQRPDIFEFKIRKASNLG